CGCGACCGGCCGCATGGCCGAAACCGCCGGCGGCGGCGGGCACTTCACCGAGGTGACACTGCACCCGGAGGTCACGATCACCGACGCGAGCGCGGCGGACAAGGCCGCCGAGCTGCACCACCGGGCGCACGAACTGTGCTTCATCGCGAACTCGGTGAACTTCCCGGTCCACCACGCCCCGGTGATCCACGTCGCCTGACCGCGGAGATCACGGAAATCCGGAGTGGACTAACCGAGCGTGGCCACGATCGCCGCGCCGAGGTCGGCCGGCCTGCTGAACTGGGGCCAGTGCCCGGTCGGCAGGTCGACCAGATCCACGTCGCTCATCGCCGCGAGCTCGGCCACGTACGGGTGCTGCGCGGCGATCAGCTCACGCACCTGGGCGGCGGGCATCGACGTGCAGATCACCGTCGCCGGGATGGCGCGGCGGCGCTCGTCGGACAGCTCGACCGGTTCGCGGGTCACGGCAGCCGGCTCGGGAATCGCCTCGGCGCGCATCCGCTCGCGCAGCTCGCCGGTGAGGCCGGCCAGCTCGGCTTCCTCGAACGCCGCCCAGTCCGGCAGCGGCACGTCGGCGCCTTCCGCGGGCAGGGCGTCGTTGATGGATGCGCCGCTGGACAGCGGCCCGGCGTCGACGAAGACGATGCGCGCCACGCGGTCCGGGCGGGCGTCGGCGGCGGCGTAGGCGAGGGGCCCGCCGCCGGAGTGACCGACCAGGACCACCGGCTCGTCCTCCGCGTCGATCGCGGCCACGATGGCGGCGACGTGGTCGCGCACGCCGATCCCGGAGCGGTCGGCGTCCGCTTCGAGGCCGGGCAGGGTCAGCGCGCGCACGGTGTGGCCGGCGGCGCTCAGCGGGGGTTCGACGTCGCGCCAGGACGACGCGCCGAGCCAGAAGCCGGGGACGAGGATGACGATCATCGGCAGAGCCTAGAACGTCAGGGTTGTCCCCGATACCGGTTTTACCGGGATCGCCTTACGGTCGCCGTACCGCCACGACACGGAGGCTTCCGATGAAGGCGATCGTCCAGGACCGGTACGGCTCACCCGACACGCTCTCCCTGCGGGAAACCGCCCAGCCGCGGCCCTCGTCCGGCGAGGTCCTCGTCCGCGTGCGCGCGGCCGCGGTCAACGCCTACGACTGGCACATCATGCGCGGCGATCCCTACGTCCTCCGCCTCGCCGCGCGTTCCCTGCGCGGCCCGCGGTTCCGCATCCGGGGCCGGGACGTGGCCGGCGTCGTCGACGCGGTGGGGGACGGCGTCACGGGCCTGTCCCCCGGCGACGAGGTGTACGGCGACACCGGCGAGTCCGACGGCGCCTTCGCCGAGTACGTGTGCGTGCCCGCGGAACGGCTGGCGCCCAAGCCGGCAAAGCTCACCTTCGAGCAGGCCGCCGCGGTGCCGCTCGCCGGCAGCACCGCGCTCGTCGGGCTGCGCGACGCCGGGCGGTTGCGGGCGGGACAGCACGTCCTGGTCAACGGCGCGTCCGGCGGGGTGGGCACGTTCGCGGTGCAGATCGCGAAGGCGCTGGGCGCGACGGTGACCGCGGTGTGCAGCACGCGCAACGTCGAACTGGTGACCTCGCTCGGCGCGGACCACGTCGTCGACTACACGCGCGAGGACTTCGCCCGGGGCATGAACCGCTACCAGCTGGTGCTGGACCTCGTCGGGAACCGCTCGCTCGCAGACCTGCGCCGGGTCCTGACACCGGAGGGCACGCTCCTGCTCTCCGGCGGAGGCGTGTCCCGCGGCGGCAGCGTGTTCGGCCCGATGGGCCTGATGATCCGCGGACGGCTCGCGTCCCGGTTCACCCGGCAGCGGATCGCGGACTTCTCCGGCTCGTCGAACCGGGCGCTGCTCACGTCCCTGACCGAGCTGATCGAGGCGGGCCGCGTGGAGCCGGTGATCGACCGGGGCTTCCCGCTGGAGAAGACGGCGGAGGCGATCCGCTACCTGGAGACCGAACACGCGCGGGCCAAGGTGGTGATCACGCTCTGAGTGCCGCCCGCCGCGCCGCACACACGTCCCGCCACCACCTTCCCCCCGGCGGGGGTACCGCTTCCCGCGCCGCCACGTCTCGCGGCGCCGAACAGCAACGGGGACGGTCAGCCCTCGATCCAGCTCAGCGGGTCCGCCACCACCCGAGCGATCACACTGCCCGCCGCGCCGCGGAGGGCCGCGTCGGCGCCCAGTTTCGCCGGGCGCAGGGTCAGCCCGGGCGCGAGCCGCTCCACCACGCGCTGCCGGAAGGGCTCCCCGAAGGCCGCGAGTCGGCCACCCAGCACGATCGTCTCCGGGGCGAGCAGCGCGCGCACCCCGACGAGCGCGTCGGCCATCGCCTCGCTCGCCCGGTCCACCGCCCGCAGCGCCGCCGGGTCCGCCGCGCGCACCCGCCCCACCAGCGGCTCCTCCACCCCCAGCAGCCGGGCCACCCCCGCATCCGCCACGCCCGCCGACGCCGCCATCCCGGCGCGGCCCGCGTACAGCTCCAGGCACCCCCGCCCGCCACAGGCGCACACCTCACCGCGGCGCCGCACCGGGACGTGCCCCAGGTCGCCGGCCAGCTCGGCCGCCGGGTTCAGCGGCGCGAGCCCGATCACCTCCTCGCCGCCGAGGTACCACCAGTCCCGCGCCGCCCCGGCCTGGTACTCGGCCAGCGCCGCGCACGCCACCTCGCCGGCCACCAGCACGTCCAGCCCGTGCAGGTCCAGCGCCCGCAACTCCCCTGCCACCAGCGCCCGCACGTCGACCCCGCGCCACCCCAGGGGCAACGCCGTCACCAGTCCCCGCGACACCAGCCCGCCGACCGCGACCCCCACCCCGGCCACCAGCCGCCCGGCCGTGGTCGCCTCGTCGAACAGCCGCCGCAGCACCGGCCGCGCCGCGCGCGCACCCTCCGCCGCACCGGCCCCGGCCACGTCGAACCGCCGCAGCTCCCGCGCGAGCGGCCGCCCCGACAGATCCAGGATCACCCCGGCGATGTGCCCGGCCCCGAACTGCAGCCCCAGCGCCACCGGCCCGTACGGATCGAGCACGAGCCGCCCCGCCGGACGGCCCGGCGCCCGGCCCGGCTCCGGCCCGAGGTCCCGCA
The window above is part of the Amycolatopsis thermoflava N1165 genome. Proteins encoded here:
- a CDS encoding NAD(P)-dependent alcohol dehydrogenase; amino-acid sequence: MKAIVQDRYGSPDTLSLRETAQPRPSSGEVLVRVRAAAVNAYDWHIMRGDPYVLRLAARSLRGPRFRIRGRDVAGVVDAVGDGVTGLSPGDEVYGDTGESDGAFAEYVCVPAERLAPKPAKLTFEQAAAVPLAGSTALVGLRDAGRLRAGQHVLVNGASGGVGTFAVQIAKALGATVTAVCSTRNVELVTSLGADHVVDYTREDFARGMNRYQLVLDLVGNRSLADLRRVLTPEGTLLLSGGGVSRGGSVFGPMGLMIRGRLASRFTRQRIADFSGSSNRALLTSLTELIEAGRVEPVIDRGFPLEKTAEAIRYLETEHARAKVVITL
- a CDS encoding alpha/beta fold hydrolase; protein product: MIVILVPGFWLGASSWRDVEPPLSAAGHTVRALTLPGLEADADRSGIGVRDHVAAIVAAIDAEDEPVVLVGHSGGGPLAYAAADARPDRVARIVFVDAGPLSSGASINDALPAEGADVPLPDWAAFEEAELAGLTGELRERMRAEAIPEPAAVTREPVELSDERRRAIPATVICTSMPAAQVRELIAAQHPYVAELAAMSDVDLVDLPTGHWPQFSRPADLGAAIVATLG
- a CDS encoding ROK family transcriptional regulator; amino-acid sequence: MGAQAMRRHNVALVMELIARDAPVSRVELAQRTGLTKATVSSLVAELTGAELVRDLGPEPGRAPGRPAGRLVLDPYGPVALGLQFGAGHIAGVILDLSGRPLARELRRFDVAGAGAAEGARAARPVLRRLFDEATTAGRLVAGVGVAVGGLVSRGLVTALPLGWRGVDVRALVAGELRALDLHGLDVLVAGEVACAALAEYQAGAARDWWYLGGEEVIGLAPLNPAAELAGDLGHVPVRRRGEVCACGGRGCLELYAGRAGMAASAGVADAGVARLLGVEEPLVGRVRAADPAALRAVDRASEAMADALVGVRALLAPETIVLGGRLAAFGEPFRQRVVERLAPGLTLRPAKLGADAALRGAAGSVIARVVADPLSWIEG